A single region of the Tenrec ecaudatus isolate mTenEca1 unplaced genomic scaffold, mTenEca1.hap1 Scaffold_269, whole genome shotgun sequence genome encodes:
- the LOC142436434 gene encoding translationally-controlled tumor protein-like, which produces MIIYRDLISRDELFSDVYKIWEITGGLCLEVEGTMVRRAQGHIYDALIGGNASAEGPEGDGPEHKVVTDVDIVMNHHLQETSFTKEAYKRYIKDYMKSLKGKLEERKPERMKPFMTGAAE; this is translated from the coding sequence ATGATCATCTACCGGGACCTCATCAGCCGAGATGAGCTGTTCTCTGACGTGTACAAGATCTGGGAGATCACGGgcgggctgtgtctggaagtggagggCACCATGGTCCGCAGGGCCCAAGGCCACATCTATGACGCGCTCATCGGCGGCAACGCGTCCGCCGAAGGCCCCGAGGGCGACGGGCCTGAGCACAAGGTGGTCACCGACGTGGACATCgtcatgaaccatcacttgcaggaGACCAGCTTCACCAAGGAGGCCTACAAGAGGtacatcaaggactacatgaaatccCTCAAAGGCAAGCTGGAGGAGCGGAAGCCGGAACGCATGAAGCCCTTTATGACCGGGGCTGCCGAGTAG